The genomic region ATCACTCGGCGCAAGGTTGGCTCATGGCTCATGGCAAGCTCTGCTCACCATGCTAGACCTGTTTCGCCGCTCTCCATGCTGTCCATTGTGCATCTTGGGACGCTTCACTTCTTGTTCGACGGCGCACGTTGGCTACTTGTCCTGGGCTGAGTGAAACTGACTGACTGACTGACGCACAAAAAGGTCCTGGTCCTGGTCCTGCATATCAGATCTCTGACGTCACCCCGAACCGGTGCCACAACATGTTTTGACGCCTTGCTTGACTGCGCAGAAAATGGCAAATTAAAGTCAACAGCTCTTTCCCCCCCGATTGTCACTGATAAACGCCGCAGTCGACATGTGCTACCACCACATTAACCCTGTACAATGTTCAAGTAGCCCCTGCTGCACTCTAGCTCGTACAGACTTCTGCTAAGGGCCTGGGCCAAACGTGTGACCGCGCCATACACACCTTCACTGACCACATTCCGGGATAAACGAGCAACAAGCTCCGTACGTGGCATCAGGCATCACCGGCCGCCTTCCGTCTCTCATTACTCACTGCCCTTGTTCTATCTACCGACGAGCGACATCATGTCCGTACATACAAGGTATCTAGACAGCTTCGtcctccgagtcggcctcgtccagGCCGAATATCTTCTTGATGTCCGACAACGTCGCGCGTTGCTTCTGCCCACCCAACGACGCGTTGATCAACGCCGTCTTCGTGCGCTGGATCTTAATGATCCGCTTCTCGACCGTGCCTTTGATGATATAGCGAGTTACAAAGACTGGCCGCGTTTGTCCGAGCCGATGGACGCGATCAATCGCCTGCTGCTCGATCGCCTCGTTCCACCATGTGTCCATCATGAAGACGTCTGCGGTCAGCTAGAGTCAACCCTGGAGAGCTCGACCTACGGTTCGCCATCGTCAGGTTCAGCCCCACCCCTCCAGCCTTTAGAGAGATGAGAAGGACCACAGGCTCTTTCACCGACTTGCCAAACTCCTCAACGCAGGCTGCCCGCTGCAGTTGGCTCATTGAGCCGTCAAAGCGAAGCCACCGCACGCCCTCCTTCGTCAACGTCCGCTCGATGAGgtctgttgtcagctgcaaCAAAGACGGTGAGCTCACcgaggaaggaggtgaACTGCGAGAACACCAGCGCCTTGAACGTCGGCTCTTCCTGCCGCATGCTCTCAAGTTTGCGCACCAGGGCCCGTAGCTTTGTGCTCGACACGAGGTCTACCTTGCCAATCGTCACCGTGTCCTGCGACGCAGTGCCCTCGAACGGGTTCGCCCTCTTGCGCCGACGATGAACCGTCCGCAGATCGGACACATGTAGCGGTCCCTTGCCGCATGTCGGACAAGTCGCTTCCCTGCCCAGATCATCGCAGTGACCGATGTAGTTGACAATACAGTCCTGGcacctggtgtcagcagGCTGGCCAGTCACGTAAGCTTACCCCCGATGGTAGCATGGCAggagcacctcgtcgaaTACCTCGCCAAAGCAGATGGGACACTCAGGTGTCGACtcagcgtcgccgagctccttcAACACCTGCACGGCGTATTCTGGATCCACCGCGTCcgagccgccgccaccggcGTACGACGATATCAACTCCTTGACGTTATCCTCGCCTGTGCCGTCCCCAGCGTCGGCGTCTAGCAACTTGTCACCagactcgtcctcgtctccaCCCTTGCTCATCACAAGCAACGGGTGGTCGACACACTGTCGCAACTTCATGAGCATGGCGAGGATGGATGTGTAATGGGACATGGCTTTCCCGTCGGCGTCCAGCTCGATGAAGCGCTTCCGGGCACGAGTCTCCAGTTGTTTGTAGATCTGTCGCTCCGTTCGGGAAAAATCGAGCACCTGCACGTCGACCGTCTTTGGAGGCAGGTCAACGACAAGACGACCGTCCTTGTCCCGCATGTTCTTCTCGCGGCGCAGAAGGCACGACTCGAGGATAAACTGTACGACATTGATCGCTTTAGGGTCCTggttgaggaaggggaTTGTCACGAAGCTGCGGAAGAAGCTGTATAATCCCCACGGTTCCAAGCGGAGGAAGTGACTGATGTCAGATGGGAACCAGTCCGGTGAGCTTACAGAAGTGAGTAGAGATCATCAAGACGGTTAACGATGGGAGTACCAGTGAgcgcccaccgccgccttcCCTTCAGCTCATAGCAAGCTTTCGAGATCTGCGCCGTGCGATTCTTGATGTtgtgcgcctcgtcgagcacaaTGCGGAGAAACTCGTCTGGCGTTAGTGCACCAAATTAGGCTCCAGCTCACAGTCGTAGATGCTGCTGCCGTCGTAGTTGGACTTGTCTTTGTTCTTCTTCCACCGTGCGTATTCGCTCCCCAGCGTTCCATAGCTTGTaatgacgacgtcgaccttcCTCTTGCCCTCCTGAGCCAGGAGGCGGGTGATGTCCGCTCGGTCGTTGCCATACCACAACGCTGCCGCGATCGACCCAGGAGCGCTCATcttgtcaagctcgtccttcCACTGCGCCGCAAGAGAGACTGGGCAGACGACCAGCGTTGCGCGGGGAGGCTGGCGCTTCGGCTTGGGTGCGTTTGCGACGGCCTGCCACTTGCTAGACAACGCGACTTGCACAAACTTGCGCCGCTTCGATGGCGCTTCCTCCTGTACCTCTTCAGGCTGAGATGGTTCTGGTTGGTCGTCATCGCGGTTGGCGTGGATGAGTGATGCCATCATGCACGTCTTGCCCATGCCTGTGGTCAATTGCAGCCTGGGGATTTGAACTAACCCATCGCATCCGCAAGGATCCCACCGCGTGCCGTGTTCTCGGCCCGCGGGAACTCGAGGCTGAGCTCGCCACTGTACGGATTCCAGAAGAACTTTCGCGATGGGTCGATAtagtcgtcgtcatcctcgatCTCTATGGGATCGCCCACCTCGCGATCCTTCCTGAAGGCGTATCTAACGTTAGCTGGAGAAGTCCCTTGTAAACTCACTCCTCCCACAAGGGGTGCAAGGTCTGGTTCGAGTTTCGCAGGTTGTCCTTACCAGCCTCGCGAGCCTCCATCCAGGTGAGCGCCTGTTTCTGGTACGGTCGCAAGGTGTAGAGGAAAGTGTCTGGTGGTTCGgactcgaggaggttggcaTCATTCATTTGCGCCCTGTGTGTGTTAGGCTCCATTCCTTATCCAGCTCACTTTCGGTAGATGGTGTCGATCTCGTTTAGTTGCTCGTCGTTaagcttctcctcctcgtcgcccgagtcctcgtcctcgtcatcgctggcgctcgccgacgcttTGCCCTTGCCATTGCCGTTAGACGTGGGACTTGGGCTCTTTTGTGGAGCTTTCCGTGGCGACTGAGTCGACTTCGGGAGGCTGGTGTCGAACACGGCAGCAGCCGATCCAGGCTTCTTCTGTGCTAGCACGAGCTCGTTGGACTGCAGTGGCTTGACGCCAATGCGGTCTACAGTCAGCAGCAACATGCCAATGACTCACTGAATAGTGCTCCCAGAGCCTCCTTTCGTGAGCGCATgacttcctcctctgccgTCTCCTGCTGCTCCTGCCAGAAGGTGCTGCTCTCGCCTGAGCGatccttcttctcgatcTTCTCAAACCCCTTCCGTGCGAGGTACACCTTGACGTTGAGCAGGATCGTACTCCCCGTGGCCAAGACTTGTGGGCAGTCGATAACATGACCTTCGAGCTCAACTGGATGTCAGCTACTTCGGAGTCCAGCGCAGCGGACTCCAGACTCACTGACGCCAGTGTCGAGCAGGTTGACTAAGAATCCGGCCTCGGCAACAGACAGGCGCCCGACCTCTGGGCATTAGCTGGAATTCCAAGAACAATCAACTCACCAAAGCCCCGCTCGTTGCGGAACCGGACGACCTGGTCGAtcttcttcgccgccgccttcttcgtCTGCCATCAGCACCTCCCGCATCTGTGCTCAcgttgggtggaggtgccTTCTTCATCATGGCGCCCAACGTCATCTGCTTTCCTCCTatcttggccttggcatGCACGACCTTGCCATTGACCAGCCTTGCCGGACCGAGCTTCGCACTGCTGTCCGGCCCAACGGTCGTACtggcagccttggccttaGGCCGCTCGAATACGATCTTGCTCCCAGGCGAGCAGTagcccttgcccttggacAGTGACCACCCCTCGCACACAAACTCGCCGAGGTATCCGCGCACAAAGCCGGGGCGCACAGTCGACTGCTCTTGGCTCGCTGGGCGCTTGGTACGCCGCGATGGTCCTGCCGAGGGGGGTaatggcgaggaaggctgCATGGCAGATGAAGGAAGTCgggacgaggaggctggtCTGGAAGAAGACGGACCTGgagacgagcgcgccggTGCCGAGCCGGTCgcgacaatgtcgtcgtcgtcgtcgtctggaATGAATAACGCCTCCTTCCGCGCGGAAGGAGCGTCGCTTTGAGGCGCGtccacgacctcgacctcgccctcactctccgagtcggaggcggggaagaagaggtTGCGCTTGGACGGGCTGCTCATGCTTCGTCGCGTGAGCTACTGAAAAGTGGAGATGAGAACAGTGGAGGAAGAATGGACGCGAAAACATTACCGACGCGTCGCATCAGGTTAGTCAACTCAACAAGTGGAGGTGAATTCTTCTAGATCCGATGTATATCCACAGTGCGTCATGTAGCACTTAGAGATTGGCGTTGATCAGCCGCCGGTACCGGGAAGTCTTCTGACGGTCAACACTAACCGCGGGCTACCAACTATTCTCTTTCCATCGCCACGTCTTGCTGCCGCCAACGATGGACCCGAGACTCCTCTTCCTTCGCTACCCGGCGCAAGACGCGCTGCCGCTCCGTACGACATTTGGGCACACCAACCCCGCGTTCGGCAGCGTACGCCTCAATTACtggccggcgcggcggcgcgcgccgccagcccgcgtcgtcctcttcctcccagGTACACAGTCTCACTCCAACACTGACGACAGGCAACCCCGGCTGCCCAGAGTACTACACATCGTTCCTGAGCATGTTGCACGCCCGCCTGCCGGACAACCACGCCGTGCTCTGCACATCGCACGTCGGCGGTGAACCCTCCATCCCTTCCCCAAACACACCTCTCGACTTACAGCAAcaggtcgacgccaaggtcgagctggtGAGCGCCCTACGTGCGAGCCTGGAGGCGTGGGCGCCCGAGGCGCCTCAACTCGTCCTTGCGGCCCACAGCGTTGGGAGCTGGATGACATGCGAGAtcgccaaggtcgtcgacatccCCGCAGCGTACCTTCTCTTCCCTACACTTGGGTGGATCGCGAACTCCTACCACGGGTGGACTATGTGGCCACTCTTCCATCGGCCCATCCGCCCGCTCGTGCCGTGGATCTCGTACCTCGTGCGTCCGCTGCTGCCCTTCGTTACTCTTCCGACCGCGAGCTATGCGCTAGTGAGATCGCCCGTGACGATCAGGAATGCACTCCACCTCGCTCACTCTGAAATGATGACTATTCGCGAGCCGGACGAGAAGTGGTTCCGCGCCCAGGCCAAGTTGCCCGTTGGGAAAGGAGTTCACTCCGTCTGGAGCGCTGGTAACGCTgatgggtgggtggggagagaggggCCCATGATCCAGGACtggctgggcgaggagcgggtggtcgagctcgatggcgTGCGTCACGCCTTCTGCCTCTGTAAGTTTGGAGACGAGCGCCGCTGACAtgaaggggaagaggatTACCGCCAGGTGGCGGACGTTCTTGCCGGCTGGATCGTCGAGGGCACCAAGGCGCAGGTGCTCAATTAGACATGCGGATAGAGGATGCACGTCACGTGTGTAATTGTAGCCATACATAGGTGAGGCCAGTCGGTCTCGGATACCCTGCCAGCAGATGATAGCACTCAATGGAACACTTTCCGAGCGAGCGAGTGAATACGTAGGCAGttgcgccgcccgccgtACCACCGTCTGCCCAGACATGCCAGACAAAGTTGTTCCACTGCCAAATACAGTCTAAGGATGCATGCAATGCGAGTCTATACTGCGGGTGACCAAATGATGCTGACGACTATAGGAATACAACTAATGAATAGGCTACCGACTTAACGCTCGATAATGAAAGAGCGCTTTACTTGTGAGCGCCGGAGACGGGGCCACTCTTGTTGCCGGCGAGGCCCATGCTGTGCAGCGCGTCGGGAATGTCGAAGTGGAAGAAGGGCGTGGCACGGTCAAGGAGTGTGAGCGAGCTGCGGCTTGAGCCCAAGCTGCCCGTGGTGCGCCGGACGTCGCCAGGCTGCTCCGCGTCACTCGCGATGGCCGACTCGTTGACTGTGCCGTACAAGTCGGCCTTCTTGTCGACGtacgaggatgaggacgacgaggtctcgcccgactcgtcgagcttggtcTCGATGACGGTCTCGACATCTTCGCGGGGGCGCGGCGTTGTGGGCCGTACGCTCCGCGGGTCCGCAtcaccaccaacaccaTACGCGCCGACAACGGGAGCGATCTCACCGTTCGGGTCCGCACGGTCCACGCCACGCCCGAAGCCGCCGGCGATGAGCGCCCGACGAATCCAAGGAGACAAGATTCCAGTAAAATGGAACTCGATGGTACGGTCCGCCCacttctcgacctccttgcgggcgtcgacgaggttcTGGACGCCGGTAGTGTCGATGTTGGCAACGGCTGAGAAGTCGAGGATTACAGCACGAAGGAGAGGCTTGCTACGGTCATCCTCGGtgttctcctcgcccttcttgggTCCGGGGTCGTTCCACGGACGgtcgcccttcttgacTTGCGAATAGTCTTTACCACGGCGCGTGTGCTTCTTAGCGTAGTCGACGAGACGGTCGTTGATGTATGACGCATTGGGGTAGAGGAATGACTCCTCGAAGCGGTAGAGGATGACGCCCGGGGGAGGAGCCTCGACGGTGATGTTGCGGTTGGTGACaccgtccttgtcctcaaTAGGGACAAAGACATCGCGAGTCGGGGCATCCTCGGCATCATCGGTGCGAATCTggacgcggccgaggaagtGGCCCTTGGGGCGGGCGAtgcggaagaggaggagaacgacCGAGCAGACCAGCGACCAGTAGATACCCGATTCGATGCTGTAGAAGATCGACCAGAGGACAGCGCCAACGAAGATGATGTACTCGAGGGGCGAAACGCGCCAGAAGGCGATAGACTGGCTGGGCGAggtgacgaggtcggcaacAGCGTGGACGATGAGACCGGAAAGCGTGGCGTTGGGGATCCAGTAGAAAGCAGGAGCCACGGCGTACAACGCAATGATGACTACAATACCAGTGGGGATACCGGCTGCCGGTGTGCGGACGCCCGACTTGGACTtgagcgccgagcgcgagaacgAGCCAGTCGAGGGGTAGGCGGAGAAAACGGAACCCAAGGTGTTGTTGACACCGATGGCAATGAGCTCCTGGTTAGGGTTGATCTTGTAGCCGTTGAGACGGCCGAAAGACTTGGCGATCGCAatgtgctcgaggaggagaatgaTGGTCGCGACTGGGAGGTGGGAGCCCATAGCACCAATGAGCTCGCCGCTGATGAGCGGACGGCCGACATGCCGAAGACCGCTGGGGACCTTGCCGACAAGCGAGATGCGGGGCTTGGCCTCGTGCACGTTGATGCGCCACGAAATAATGGTGAAGATGATGATCACAAATGCGTGGCGGAGTGCCTgggcgaagaaggcggctCGCGCGTACTTGGGGTAACGGCGCTGAACATACGCCAACCCCCACTTGATGAAGTACAGAAGAGCGAGGGCCGAGACACCAAAGGCAGCATCGAGCTTGGATTGAGGCAGGTGCTTGAGAGTGTTGATAATAACCTTGTATGTCGACTCCTTTGTGTTGAAGAGCTTGGACACACCGAGTATGGATGGGACCTGTCCGGCGGCAATGTTGATGGCGGAGCCGGTCATGAAGCCCGAAACGGCAGGCTGAGGAATGAACTCGATGATCCAACCGATGCGGAGAAGACCAATCGCCAGTACAATACAACCACAGATGAAGGCTAGGCAGGTGGCGATCTCTGGTGCCGTCCACTTATCGGGATGGGCAGCCAAAACCTTGTGCACGACTACACCAGTTTCGAGAGACATGACGGCGACGGGACCAATCGAGACATCCTTGGACGtggcgaagaaggcgtaGGTGAGAACACCGATGAACGACGAGTAGAGACCGTACTCAGCGGGCAGGCCGGCGAGCTGAGCATATGATAGGGACTGGGGAACGAGGACCATGCCCACGGTGATACCGCTGAGGGGTCAGCCACAGCAAAAAAGGAAAAGTTCAAGCCGCCAAAACTCACGCAATCAGGTCACCAGTGAGCCACGTAAGGTTGTAGCGCGGCATCCACTGTaggaaggggaagagaCTCTTGACATACCCGAGggcctgctgtcagcgccATAACATGGGGTTATTGTAACTCACAGCCTGGGGCCAGTCACGCTTGTTCTCCTGGAAGTACTCTCGCACGGAGATGGAACGGGGCACggagtcgtcgtcgaggccggcaatcttcttggccttggccgagACGCGTTGCCCAAAAGTACCGTAGGCGACCATGTCGTGGGCCCAGTGAGGTGCCGAGGACGCACGAGGAatgggaggggaaggggaggaaggtgttgAACGGGTGAGTGGATGTGCGCCAAGCCAATACGAGTATTGCCGTCAACGTTTTGGAGTCACGAAGAGTGATGATTGCGTGTGGGAGTAGTGTCGGGGGAGTTCTGCGAGTTCTTGGCACTGCGGCTTGTCTACAGTTATAAGTCTAGGTTGTCTAAGAGTGGAGCGGGAACCAAGAAGATGAAGCGATGATGGCGCTTTGCGAGT from Cutaneotrichosporon cavernicola HIS019 DNA, chromosome: 2 harbors:
- a CDS encoding uncharacterized protein (Lipid-droplet associated hydrolase) — protein: MDPRLLFLRYPAQDALPLRTTFGHTNPAFGSVRLNYWPARRRAPPARVVLFLPGNPGCPEYYTSFLSMLHARLPDNHAVLCTSHVGGEPSIPSPNTPLDLQQQVDAKVELVSALRASLEAWAPEAPQLVLAAHSVGSWMTCEIAKVVDIPAAYLLFPTLGWIANSYHGWTMWPLFHRPIRPLVPWISYLVRPLLPFVTLPTASYALVRSPVTIRNALHLAHSEMMTIREPDEKWFRAQAKLPVGKGVHSVWSAGNADGWVGREGPMIQDWLGEERVVELDGVRHAFCLWEEDYRQVADVLAGWIVEGTKAQVLN
- the RAD5 gene encoding uncharacterized protein (HIRAN domain), with protein sequence MSSPSKRNLFFPASDSESEGEVEVVDAPQSDAPSARKEALFIPDDDDDDIVATGSAPARSSPGPSSSRPASSSRLPSSAMQPSSPLPPSAGPSRRTKRPASQEQSTVRPGFVRGYLGEFVCEGWSLSKGKGYCSPGSKIVFERPKAKAASTTVGPDSSAKLGPARLVNGKVVHAKAKIGGKQMTLGAMMKKAPPPNTKKAAAKKIDQVVRFRNERGFEVGRLSVAEAGFLVNLLDTGVIELEGHVIDCPQVLATGSTILLNVKVYLARKGFEKIEKKDRSGESSTFWQEQQETAEEEVMRSRKEALGALFNRIGVKPLQSNELVLAQKKPGSAAAVFDTSLPKSTQSPRKAPQKSPSPTSNGNGKGKASASASDDEDEDSGDEEEKLNDEQLNEIDTIYRKAQMNDANLLESEPPDTFLYTLRPYQKQALTWMEAREAGKDNLRNSNQTLHPLWEEYAFRKDREVGDPIEIEDDDDYIDPSRKFFWNPYSGELSLEFPRAENTARGGILADAMGMGKTCMMASLIHANRDDDQPEPSQPEEVQEEAPSKRRKFVQVALSSKWQAVANAPKPKRQPPRATLVVCPVSLAAQWKDELDKMSAPGSIAAALWYGNDRADITRLLAQEGKRKVDVVITSYGTLGSEYARWKKNKDKSNYDGSSIYDYEFLRIVLDEAHNIKNRTAQISKACYELKGRRRWALTGTPIVNRLDDLYSLLHFLRLEPWGLYSFFRSFVTIPFLNQDPKAINVVQFILESCLLRREKNMRDKDGRLVVDLPPKTVDVQVLDFSRTERQIYKQLETRARKRFIELDADGKAMSHYTSILAMLMKLRQCVDHPLLVMSKGGDEDESGDKLLDADAGDGTGEDNVKELISSYAGGGGSDAVDPEYAVQVLKELGDAESTPECPICFGEVFDEVLLPCYHRGCQDCIVNYIGHCDDLGREATCPTCGKGPLHVSDLRTVHRRRKRANPFEGTASQDTVTIGKVDLVSSTKLRALVRKLESMRQEEPTFKALVFSQFTSFLDLIERTLTKEGVRWLRFDGSMSQLQRAACVEEFGKSVKEPVVLLISLKAGGVGLNLTMANHVFMMDTWWNEAIEQQAIDRVHRLGQTRPVFVTRYIIKGTVEKRIIKIQRTKTALINASLGGQKQRATLSDIKKIFGLDEADSEDEAV
- the SUL2 gene encoding uncharacterized protein (STAS domain) — protein: MVAYGTFGQRVSAKAKKIAGLDDDSVPRSISVREYFQENKRDWPQAALGYVKSLFPFLQWMPRYNLTWLTGDLIAGITVGMVLVPQSLSYAQLAGLPAEYGLYSSFIGVLTYAFFATSKDVSIGPVAVMSLETGVVVHKVLAAHPDKWTAPEIATCLAFICGCIVLAIGLLRIGWIIEFIPQPAVSGFMTGSAINIAAGQVPSILGVSKLFNTKESTYKVIINTLKHLPQSKLDAAFGVSALALLYFIKWGLAYVQRRYPKYARAAFFAQALRHAFVIIIFTIISWRINVHEAKPRISLVGKVPSGLRHVGRPLISGELIGAMGSHLPVATIILLLEHIAIAKSFGRLNGYKINPNQELIAIGVNNTLGSVFSAYPSTGSFSRSALKSKSGVRTPAAGIPTGIVVIIALYAVAPAFYWIPNATLSGLIVHAVADLVTSPSQSIAFWRVSPLEYIIFVGAVLWSIFYSIESGIYWSLVCSVVLLLFRIARPKGHFLGRVQIRTDDAEDAPTRDVFVPIEDKDGVTNRNITVEAPPPGVILYRFEESFLYPNASYINDRLVDYAKKHTRRGKDYSQVKKGDRPWNDPGPKKGEENTEDDRSKPLLRAVILDFSAVANIDTTGVQNLVDARKEVEKWADRTIEFHFTGILSPWIRRALIAGGFGRGVDRADPNGEIAPVVGAYGVGGDADPRSVRPTTPRPREDVETVIETKLDESGETSSSSSSYVDKKADLYGTVNESAIASDAEQPGDVRRTTGSLGSSRSSLTLLDRATPFFHFDIPDALHSMGLAGNKSGPVSGAHK